The following are encoded in a window of Amaranthus tricolor cultivar Red isolate AtriRed21 chromosome 2, ASM2621246v1, whole genome shotgun sequence genomic DNA:
- the LOC130805001 gene encoding ATP-dependent Clp protease adapter protein CLPS2, chloroplastic-like, whose product MASSTMPFLAGTTTPPIPKGLRHVPLSRVKVSNYMNSNSRIEKRGNDGFCVAYNSMSLVDKSRLSSLRSGGSVVLERPSFDQSQFDPSPQVEQGGDIGRLKDKRAPVSGDGYRVLLLDDPRHTEYLVLKVLPQVVPSITAVDASKIFTASRQYGFAVVIVTVKEYAEFYSHMMILRGLRSLIEADSYTV is encoded by the exons ATGGCTTCTTCAACTATGCCTTTCTTAGCTGGAACAACAACCCCACCAATTCCAAAAGGTCTGAGGCATGTTCCACTTTCCCGTGTCAAAGTTTCAAATTATATGAATTCTAATTCAAGGATTGAAAAGAGAGGAAATGATGGCTTCTGTGTTGCTTATAATTCCATGTCTTTGGTAGATAAATCAAGATTGAGCTCTCTCAGAAGTGGTGGTTCCGTTGTTTTGGAAAGACCCTCTTTTGATCAGTCTCAATTCGACCCTTCTCCCCAAGTCGAACAAG GAGGAGACATTGGACGACTGAAGGACAAGAGAGCGCCCGTAAGTGGAGATGGATATAGGGTTTTGCTGCTTGATGATCCCCGTCACACAGAATACCTTG TTTTGAAGGTTTTACCACAAGTTGTTCCATCTATTACTGCAGTTGATGCAAGTAAAATCTTTACTGCATCCCGGCAATATGGTTTTGCAGTCGTTATAGTGACCGTGAAG GAGTACGCAGAATTTTACTCTCATATgatgattttaaggggtttgcGGTCGTTAATCGAGGCAGATTCGTATACCGTGTGA